Below is a genomic region from Candidatus Roseilinea sp..
GCCAGCTTCTCCACCCAGCGCGCCATGACGTTCGCTGGGCCGGGGAGGATGAAAGGCGGGTAGCGCAGCGAAAGCAAATGCCAAGCTGCGACGAACAAGGTCAGGCCGAGCAGCGGCGCGAACCGAAAGGCGGCCAGATGGCGCGCCATCGCTGCGCCGGGTGTGGCGCGCGGTGGCGTTGTTAGGATTTCGCTTTTACCTGTTGCAGTCATGAGAACAGCCCCGCGGACCATGTCGGCCCTCGGGGCTGTATCTATGCTGCTGGGTCGCGCCGAAGCGGAGCGTTCGATGCACCTGCGCGACCGCACGCAGGTTGCAAAAGGCAGGACGCAAGCCACACGATGTGCTCACGCCATGTCGCCTGTGCGATCGCTTTCGCCTCGCGCGCCACGAGCCTTCTTTACATCCAGACTGTCACTGTCGGCTCCGGAGTTGCACCGGATCCTGCGCGCCTCTCAACGCGCTCGTGGGCTATACCACCGATCGGGAATTTCACCCTGCCCCGAAGGCCGCTATTCAGTTGACTGTGGGGATGCCGCGCGACATCCCAGTTTCAACGTTCGATCCTGACCTTGATCTCGTCTCCTTCGATTTTCGTCTCGTAGATCGGAATTTTAACCACAGCGGGAAAGGTGGGCTGGCCGGTGAACAAGTCGAAGCGCGCGCCGTGTCGCGGGCATACGACGCATTGCCCCTCGATGTGGCCCTCGGCCAGCGGGCCGTCGTCGTGCGTGCAAATGTCGCCGAAGGCGCGCACTTCGCCATTGAGCTTGGTCAGCGCGATGGGCGTCTCGTCAATCACGATGGTCGTGATCTCGCCTTCCTTGACCTCGTCCAGCTTCGCTGCGAATACGAAGGTTTCAGCCATGTAACTCGCACCAATTATAGCGACGACGCAGCCGCCATCCGGTGCGATAATCACCTTTCGTCATATGGGCATTCGCGTCACGCAGACAAAGCTGGATGGCGTGTTGGTGATCGAGCCGGAAGTGTTCCGCGATGCGCGCGGTTTCTTCCTGGAGAGCTACAACAAGCGCGAGTTCGCCGCTCACGGCATCACCTACGAATTTGTTCAGGACAACCATTCGCGCTCGCTGCACAAGGTGCTGCGCGGGCTGCACTTTCAGGATATGGCTGCGCCGCAGACTAAGCTGGTGCGCTGTACGATGGGGCACATCCTCGACGTGGTGGTGGATTTGCGCGTCGGCTCGCCGACCTTTGCGCAGTGGGTCGCTGTGGAGCTGTCGGCGGAGAACGCCAAACAGTTGCTGGTGCCGGTGGGGTTCGCGCATGGCTTCGCTGTGCTCTCCGAGGTCGCCGAGGTGCAATACAAGTGCGACGCCTACTACGCGCCGGCAGCCGAGGGCGTGGTGATGTGGAACGACCCAGACATCGGCATCTCGTGGCCCTTCGACGATCCCATCCTCTCTAAGCGCGACCAAGCGGGCATGTCGCTCAAAGACTACTTAGCCGCGCCGAAGTTTTTCTACACGCCGGAGCGATGACACCGGCATTCTCGGACGTGTCACACAAGCTGATTACTTGGGCAGTTGCTGATAGGCCGATGCGCCAAGAGCTGCACGTCGGCCTGCCTCGATTTGGACGAGCAAATCTCCCCAGTCTTGGGCTTGCGCAGCCCGGCTCGGTCACATCCACGATCGCCAGCGGATCGGGGCGGGGCACGCTTGCGGCGCCTGCGCCGCATCCGTGCCCGCCCCGCGCTTGGGGGCTCAGGTCACCCCGGCTTATCCTCTCCCAAGAGGCGCAACACCTTCAACACACAGCGCGTGTGGAAGGTGGCGGTGGACTTGTCCGCACCAAAGAAGAACCTTAAGGCTTCGGCCTATATCGTCAGCGCACGGCTGAACGCACCCATGAGGGCGCTCAGCCCGACGGCGCGCAGTCGCCGCCGCCGGACGAGCCGCCGCGATAGGACGACACGCGCGAGATCAACCGGCGTGTGCGCTTGCTGCCACAGTTCGGGCAGATCACCGGATTCTGTGGCTTGATCTCCCCATGCACGAGTTTGTCGAACGTCGTCTTGCACTTGGCACATCTGAACTCGTAGATCGGCATACGTCCACACCTCCACGAAGATTCTCTTACTGCGTCACGGGCAGGCCGGCGTTGCGCCAGGCGCGCATGCCGCCGTCCATGCTGGTCACCGCGGTAAAGCCGGCTTGCACCAGGATGTCGCGCCCGACCTGGCTGCGATTGCCCGACCGGCA
It encodes:
- a CDS encoding diguanylate cyclase; this encodes MAETFVFAAKLDEVKEGEITTIVIDETPIALTKLNGEVRAFGDICTHDDGPLAEGHIEGQCVVCPRHGARFDLFTGQPTFPAVVKIPIYETKIEGDEIKVRIER
- the rfbC-2 gene encoding dTDP-4-dehydrorhamnose 3,5-epimerase, which translates into the protein MGIRVTQTKLDGVLVIEPEVFRDARGFFLESYNKREFAAHGITYEFVQDNHSRSLHKVLRGLHFQDMAAPQTKLVRCTMGHILDVVVDLRVGSPTFAQWVAVELSAENAKQLLVPVGFAHGFAVLSEVAEVQYKCDAYYAPAAEGVVMWNDPDIGISWPFDDPILSKRDQAGMSLKDYLAAPKFFYTPER